AACGAATCCGGCGCCACGCCCAGCCTGCGTGTCAGCGTCAGCGCCTCGACAAAGCCTTCGTACGCGAGGGCCACCATCAGGTTCTGTCCGAGCTTTGCCGCCTGGCCCATACCTGTGCCCCCCATCCGGATCACCTGCTTGCCCATCGCGCCCCACAGCGGATGCAGCCTCTCGATCGCCGATTCGCTCCCTCCCACGATGAAGATCAGCGTGCCGGCTTCCGCCGCCGCCTTGGAACCGGTCATGGGAGCGTCTACATACTCGGCGCCCCGTCCGCGCACCCGCTCCGCGAAGCGCTGCGTGGCCTCCGGTGAGATGGTGCTCGAGTCCACCACCACCATGCCCGGCCGCAGCGAGCTCTCCGCTCCCTCCGGACCGAACAAGGCCTGCTCCACCGCTGCCGTATCCGGCACGCACATCCACACCACTTCCGCGTCACGCGCCGCTTCGCGCGCCGACGCCGCCTCACGCGCTCCTTCCGGTGCCTTCCCCGGCGTCCGGTTCCACACCGTGACTTCGTGTCCGGCCTTCACCAGATTGGCCGCCATCGGCCGCCCCATGATGCCCATGCCAAGGAACGCAATCCGCATGATTCCTCCTGTCGGGAAATCGAATCTCCGATTACAAAGGAGCGTGGCCCCGTGGTCAAGCAGCCGAACTTGAATGTGCGCGGATGCTGCCGGTTCGAGCCATCTCGACGGTGCCCCACCACCTCGACGGTGCCCCACGTCTGCGCCACGCCTTTTGGCACAGACGTGGGATAGCTACCTCAACGGTGCCCATATCCGTGGAGCCCCGACGCACCGGCGGTCCTTATAGGATCCAGTCCGCCTCAGGCGGACGGAATCCGTTAGCCCAGCACGGAAGTGCTGGGAAGACTGGTCACGTAGGAAGGAGTCCCGTAGGGACGACACTTACCTCTCTCGATTCGTATCAGGGCACGGCTTCAGCCGTGCCGTTATCCATCCATTTTTGATTGCCATCCCCGAGCGAGCCCGAGCGGCCGCTCGTCCGCCATGGCGGACGAGGGGGCAAGCGAGGGCGAGTCGAGGGACCGTAGGGTTGCCTTTTTTCACCCCTTCCCGGTCGGCCGACCGCCTTATGGGAAGAAGTTCTCAATGAACCTGTGGCGTCACCCCCGGGAGAAGCGGTAGGCTACTGCCATGTCCGGTCCTGCAAGGTGTTCCTTCTGCAAGAAGTCGGCGAGGAACTTGAGTCTGTCATCGCCGCACCTGACAACAATGCCTTCATCTGCTCTGAGTGTGTCCGTGTGTGCGCTTCGATCCTAACGAGGGACGGCCAAGAGGTACCACCAATCCCTGGCGAGCGCTTCGTTGCTCGCCTGTTAGGGAAACTCGGTCCT
This portion of the Terriglobales bacterium genome encodes:
- a CDS encoding NAD(P)-dependent oxidoreductase, producing the protein MRIAFLGMGIMGRPMAANLVKAGHEVTVWNRTPGKAPEGAREAASAREAARDAEVVWMCVPDTAAVEQALFGPEGAESSLRPGMVVVDSSTISPEATQRFAERVRGRGAEYVDAPMTGSKAAAEAGTLIFIVGGSESAIERLHPLWGAMGKQVIRMGGTGMGQAAKLGQNLMVALAYEGFVEALTLTRRLGVAPDSFLALVRSSMARSGVVDYKAPFVERRDFSPNFPLRLMHKDLHLMLEAARRHGVRLPGVEAVDAVYEAASREGHDDLDYAATLLMIEKWAGAEAA